One window of the Leptotrichia massiliensis genome contains the following:
- a CDS encoding phospholipase D-like domain-containing protein, with translation MNKKNILIFIFLILGTISCTSLSEGLTMKSEVYNADNVDFYYDLTYKKDGETHYERQIWEQAYDILDKAEDFFLMDIFVFNDFLGKGVKEKLQPLPIAEEFAQKILEKREKNPNVEIYLILDESNTFYGAFDNKTHKKLERAGVKIGYVDLTKLRDPMLVYSAPWRLFIQPFGNPKNRGKTKNPIYEGTDKVTIRSILRALNAKANHRKLIMNETTAMLTSANPHAEGSKHSNVAFKFSSPIIKEIYEGEKPAAKITKKDGSLKQKLPDKDFSKIPFSSNDKLKLQYFTNGATAKDISQELKNTQFGEKVIIAQFFLADRGIIKDIRKAARRGVKFEIILNNSNAGLPNKAAAGELMKYARKHNYDINIKFYNKGEEMYHVKMLSILKNDYLITYGGSTNFTRRNMRNFNLENELKIMSAYDQKISKDILDYYDRLWTNRDGEFTLPYDTEKNEKLMNDLLFRFMEMNGFGAF, from the coding sequence GTGAATAAGAAAAATATTTTGATATTTATATTTTTAATATTGGGAACGATTTCGTGTACGTCACTTTCAGAAGGACTTACAATGAAAAGTGAAGTTTATAATGCAGATAATGTGGATTTTTATTATGATTTGACGTATAAAAAAGATGGGGAAACGCATTATGAAAGGCAGATTTGGGAGCAGGCTTATGATATTTTGGATAAGGCAGAGGATTTTTTTCTAATGGATATTTTTGTATTTAATGATTTTTTAGGAAAAGGTGTTAAGGAAAAGTTGCAGCCTTTGCCGATTGCAGAGGAGTTTGCACAGAAAATACTCGAAAAAAGGGAAAAAAATCCGAATGTGGAAATATACTTGATACTCGATGAAAGTAACACTTTTTATGGGGCATTTGACAACAAAACTCATAAGAAGCTGGAGCGGGCAGGTGTAAAAATTGGATATGTGGATTTGACAAAATTAAGAGATCCAATGCTTGTTTATTCGGCTCCATGGCGTCTTTTTATACAACCTTTTGGAAATCCAAAAAATCGTGGAAAAACTAAAAATCCAATTTACGAAGGGACTGACAAAGTTACAATACGTAGCATTTTACGAGCATTAAATGCTAAAGCTAATCACAGAAAACTGATTATGAATGAAACTACAGCAATGCTGACATCAGCAAATCCACATGCAGAAGGTTCAAAGCACTCAAATGTGGCATTTAAGTTTTCATCGCCAATTATTAAGGAAATTTACGAAGGAGAAAAGCCAGCTGCAAAAATTACTAAAAAAGACGGAAGTTTAAAGCAAAAATTACCAGATAAGGATTTTAGTAAAATTCCATTTTCATCAAATGACAAGCTAAAATTACAATATTTTACGAATGGAGCAACAGCTAAAGATATTTCCCAAGAATTAAAAAATACACAGTTTGGGGAAAAAGTCATTATTGCCCAGTTCTTTCTTGCAGATAGAGGAATAATTAAAGATATAAGGAAAGCTGCACGGCGTGGAGTAAAATTTGAGATAATTTTGAATAATTCAAATGCAGGACTCCCAAACAAAGCTGCTGCTGGAGAACTAATGAAATATGCAAGAAAACATAATTATGACATAAATATCAAGTTTTATAACAAAGGAGAGGAAATGTATCACGTAAAAATGCTTTCTATTTTAAAAAATGATTATCTGATAACTTACGGCGGTTCAACAAACTTTACAAGAAGAAATATGCGTAATTTTAATTTAGAAAATGAACTAAAAATTATGTCAGCTTATGATCAGAAAATTTCTAAAGATATTTTGGATTATTATGACAGATTATGGACAAATAGAGATGGAGAATTTACATTACCTTATGATACAGAAAAAAATGAAAAGTTAATGAATGATTTGTTATTCAGGTTTATGGAAATGAATGGATTTGGGGCTTTTTAA
- a CDS encoding metallophosphoesterase family protein, translated as MESEIKTNKIKIEKINENDYNRIFVMSDIHGQYDLFLKMLDKIKLKREDLLVIIGDICDRGKKSYEIYMKCMKMRKLGYNLKFILGNHEDMLLEDLENDYPIRYETEYSVFRNSKYFENKDMKDWHEENFLEEIEWLVKWLKNCPLIISGNENIFVHAGLDLKKVLEKQEKETVLWTREEFWLMENVELEEYKGKNIYFGHTPNINGRISKKTDRIKGIDCGAFFTHFLGCVEVKSQKEIYVYEDEYIQFPEVLDKVFREIWNEEAAELIDAEKYKIKSGKSGIEKIRILKKLDREEKKVLKKFFEKYKKMFSKNI; from the coding sequence ATGGAAAGTGAAATTAAGACGAACAAGATTAAGATAGAAAAAATAAATGAGAATGATTATAATCGAATTTTTGTAATGTCAGATATTCATGGACAATATGATTTGTTTTTGAAAATGCTGGATAAAATTAAATTAAAAAGAGAAGATTTACTTGTGATTATAGGAGATATTTGTGACAGAGGTAAAAAGTCTTATGAAATTTATATGAAATGTATGAAAATGAGAAAACTTGGGTATAACTTAAAGTTTATTTTGGGAAATCATGAGGATATGCTTCTGGAGGACTTGGAAAATGATTATCCAATTAGATATGAAACAGAATATTCTGTTTTTAGAAATTCTAAATATTTTGAAAATAAGGATATGAAAGATTGGCATGAAGAGAATTTTTTGGAAGAAATAGAATGGCTTGTGAAATGGCTTAAAAACTGCCCTTTGATAATTTCTGGGAATGAAAATATATTTGTACATGCAGGGCTTGATTTGAAGAAGGTTTTGGAAAAGCAAGAAAAGGAAACAGTGCTTTGGACCAGAGAAGAGTTTTGGCTTATGGAAAATGTAGAACTTGAAGAATACAAAGGTAAAAACATATATTTTGGTCATACGCCTAATATAAATGGAAGAATTTCTAAAAAAACTGATAGAATAAAGGGAATAGATTGCGGTGCATTTTTTACGCATTTTTTAGGATGTGTAGAAGTGAAGAGTCAAAAAGAAATTTATGTTTATGAAGATGAATATATTCAGTTTCCAGAAGTTCTGGATAAAGTCTTTAGAGAAATCTGGAATGAGGAAGCAGCAGAGCTTATAGATGCTGAAAAATATAAGATTAAAAGTGGAAAAAGTGGAATCGAAAAAATTAGGATTTTGAAAAAACTAGATAGAGAAGAAAAGAAAGTGTTAAAAAAATTTTTTGAAAAATATAAAAAGATGTTTAGTAAAAATATTTAA
- a CDS encoding endo alpha-1,4 polygalactosaminidase, translated as MKTKLLILFLVFSIYCFSQQKYKKINNLRNYEAGSEIYRNRMRELILEIKKNTSRDRLLITQNGNELYFYNGKLNKDFINVTDGTTQESLYYGAEFKLTNPTSKKQKEQLLNWLIPVRKYGKPVFVINYGSGKKVRQDLLKKSEETKFINELLPSFEANMTYVPVQSFNADNITSLADVKNFLVLLNPEKFKNIDVFFEYLKETDYDLLLIELSHNGKFMTKDQISVLKRKKNGAIRKVIAYFSIGEAENYRNYWKEEWNNKNRRPIWIVEENPYWKGNFIVKYWSSEWKQIVKDYQKKLDEIGVDGYLLDTVDTYYNFEDKSEKTGKLID; from the coding sequence ATGAAAACAAAATTACTAATATTATTTTTAGTTTTTTCAATTTACTGTTTTTCACAGCAAAAATATAAAAAGATTAATAATTTAAGAAATTATGAAGCAGGAAGTGAAATATATCGGAATAGAATGCGTGAATTAATTCTAGAAATTAAAAAAAATACATCTAGAGATAGATTGCTAATTACTCAAAATGGAAATGAATTGTATTTTTATAACGGTAAATTAAATAAAGATTTTATCAATGTGACAGATGGAACAACACAGGAATCTCTTTATTATGGGGCAGAATTTAAATTGACAAATCCAACGTCAAAAAAACAAAAGGAACAGTTGTTAAATTGGTTAATACCTGTTAGAAAATATGGGAAGCCAGTATTTGTAATAAATTATGGAAGTGGTAAAAAAGTTAGGCAGGATTTGTTAAAAAAGTCTGAAGAAACAAAATTTATAAATGAGTTGTTGCCATCATTTGAGGCAAACATGACGTATGTTCCAGTACAGAGTTTTAATGCAGACAATATAACTTCATTAGCAGATGTCAAAAACTTTCTTGTATTGTTAAATCCTGAGAAATTTAAAAATATAGATGTGTTTTTTGAATATTTAAAAGAAACGGACTATGATTTATTATTAATAGAATTGTCACATAATGGTAAATTTATGACAAAGGATCAAATTTCAGTTTTAAAAAGAAAGAAAAATGGAGCGATACGTAAAGTAATTGCCTATTTCAGTATTGGAGAAGCTGAGAACTATAGAAATTACTGGAAGGAAGAATGGAACAATAAAAATAGGAGACCTATCTGGATAGTAGAAGAAAACCCTTATTGGAAGGGGAATTTCATTGTTAAATATTGGAGTAGCGAATGGAAACAAATAGTTAAGGATTATCAGAAAAAATTGGATGAAATTGGTGTAGACGGTTATTTATTAGATACAGTAGATACCTATTACAACTTTGAAGATAAATCTGAAAAAACTGGAAAACTTATTGATTAG
- the typA gene encoding translational GTPase TypA: MNKIKNIAIIAHVDHGKTTLVDALLKQAGTFGEHEKVDERIMDSNDLERERGITIFSKNASFHYDGYKINIVDTPGHADFGGEVQRILKMVDSVLLLVDAFEGVMPQTKYVLKQALEHGLRPIVVVNKIDRPNSDPDAVVDSVFDLFVDLGANDIQLDFPVVYASAKNGFAKLELEDEDKDMKPLYDKIMEHVEDPEGDVNEPLQMLVTNTEYDEYVGKLGTGRIYNGKIEKNQEITLIKRNGDLVNGKVTRIYGYDGLKKVEMEAAFAGDIVTIAGIEQIDIGETVASKENPKPLPLIDIDEPTLAMTFMVNDSPFAGQDGKFVTSRNILERLQKEVNHNVSMRLEMTDSPDAFIVKGRGELQLSILLENMRREGYEVAVSKPEVIFKEENGQKLEPIELAIIDVADEFVGVVIEKLGLRKGEMVNMNQGSDGYTRLEFKVPSRGLIGFRNEFLTETRGTGIINHSFFEYGAFKGEVTGRRRGVLIAMEPGTSLGYSLNNLQPRGILFIGPGVEVYEGMIVGEHSRENDLVVNVCKGKKLTNMRAAGSDDAVKLTPPKEFTLELALEYIENDELVEITPNSIRLRKKYLNANDRKKYENSKN, from the coding sequence ATGAACAAAATTAAAAACATTGCAATTATTGCACACGTAGATCACGGAAAAACGACTCTTGTCGATGCTTTATTGAAACAGGCAGGAACATTTGGGGAACATGAAAAAGTAGATGAAAGAATTATGGATAGTAATGATTTGGAGAGAGAAAGAGGGATTACGATTTTTTCTAAAAACGCTTCATTTCATTATGATGGTTATAAGATAAATATTGTGGATACTCCTGGCCATGCGGATTTTGGTGGGGAAGTACAGAGAATATTGAAAATGGTAGATTCTGTTTTACTTCTGGTAGATGCATTTGAAGGTGTTATGCCACAGACTAAATATGTATTGAAACAGGCGTTAGAGCATGGACTTCGTCCAATTGTGGTAGTTAATAAGATTGACAGGCCAAATTCAGATCCTGATGCAGTTGTGGATTCTGTTTTTGACTTATTTGTGGATTTAGGAGCAAATGATATTCAGCTTGATTTTCCAGTAGTTTATGCGTCTGCAAAAAATGGATTTGCTAAATTGGAACTGGAAGATGAAGATAAGGATATGAAACCGCTTTATGATAAAATTATGGAGCATGTGGAAGATCCTGAAGGAGATGTGAATGAGCCGCTTCAAATGCTTGTTACAAATACTGAATATGACGAATATGTAGGAAAATTAGGAACTGGAAGAATCTATAACGGAAAAATTGAAAAAAATCAGGAAATTACATTGATTAAGAGAAATGGTGACTTGGTAAATGGTAAAGTTACTAGAATTTATGGATATGACGGACTTAAAAAAGTTGAAATGGAAGCAGCGTTTGCTGGAGATATTGTAACAATTGCAGGAATTGAACAAATTGATATAGGAGAAACTGTGGCAAGTAAAGAAAATCCTAAGCCATTACCATTAATTGATATTGATGAACCGACACTTGCGATGACCTTTATGGTAAATGATTCGCCATTTGCAGGGCAAGATGGAAAATTTGTAACTTCGAGAAATATTTTGGAAAGATTGCAAAAGGAAGTAAATCATAACGTGAGTATGAGGCTTGAAATGACAGATTCGCCAGATGCATTTATTGTAAAAGGAAGAGGAGAGCTTCAATTATCTATTTTGCTTGAAAATATGAGAAGAGAAGGCTACGAAGTGGCAGTTTCAAAACCTGAAGTTATTTTTAAAGAAGAAAACGGACAAAAACTAGAGCCAATCGAACTTGCAATTATCGATGTTGCCGATGAGTTTGTAGGAGTTGTAATTGAAAAATTAGGACTTAGAAAAGGTGAAATGGTAAACATGAATCAAGGAAGCGACGGATATACAAGACTTGAGTTCAAAGTGCCTTCACGTGGATTAATCGGATTTAGAAATGAATTTTTGACGGAAACAAGAGGAACAGGAATTATAAATCACTCATTCTTTGAATATGGAGCTTTCAAGGGAGAAGTTACAGGACGAAGAAGAGGAGTTTTAATCGCAATGGAGCCTGGAACAAGTCTAGGTTATTCATTAAATAATTTACAGCCACGTGGAATCTTATTTATAGGACCAGGAGTCGAAGTTTACGAAGGAATGATAGTTGGAGAGCATTCAAGAGAAAACGACTTAGTTGTAAATGTATGCAAAGGTAAAAAACTTACAAATATGAGAGCCGCTGGAAGTGATGATGCTGTGAAATTGACACCTCCAAAGGAATTTACGCTGGAACTTGCACTTGAATATATTGAAAATGATGAATTAGTGGAAATTACGCCTAACTCTATCAGACTTAGAAAAAAATATTTGAATGCTAATGATAGAAAGAAATATGAAAACTCTAAAAATTAA